The genomic region ATCTCTTAAATCATCAAACATATATTCACCATAATCAATAAGTATACAAATGCAATAATTTAACTATTGTTAATTATATTATTATATCTAATTTAATTTTATATAAACTTAACATTTGTTATAATAACAAAGTTATATTTTATCTTTTTTACTATATATACTATTTTAATCAATGATGGAAATTTAAAATAAAATAATAAAAAATAAGAAAAATAGTTTAATTTTTTTAAAAAAATTATAAAAAGAAGATTTATTTAGAATAAATCTCCAAAGATCCACTCAGTGGATAAGTATCTCTCACCAGTATCTGGCAATATGACTACAATAGTTTTTCCTTCATTTTCAGGACGTTTAGCAAGTTCTAATCCTGCCCAAGTAGCTGCACCAGATGAAATACCAGTGAAAATACCCTCTTCTCTTGCAAGTCTTAATAAAGTAGCCCCTGCATCCTCATCTTTTACAGGAATAACCTCATCAACAAGGTCTAAGTCAAGCACTTCTGGAACAAATCCTGGTCCAATACCTTGGATTTTGTGAGGTCCTTTTTCACCTTTACCTAAAGTTTGAGAGGTAGCAGGTTCAACTGCAACTGCCTTAAACTCTGGTTTTAACTCTTTTATGTATTGAGCAATTCCAGTTACAGTACCACCAGTTCCAGCAGCAGACACTACGATATCCACTTTACCATCAGTGTCTCTGTAGATTTCAGGACCAGTGGTTAATCTGTGAATTTCAGAGTTTGCCTTGTTTTCAAATTGCTGTGGCATGAATGAGTTCGGAGTGTTTTCAACAAGCTCTTTTGCCTTAGCAATAGCTCCACCCATACCTTCGCTTCCAGGTGTTAAGACGATTTCAGCACCAAATACAGCAAGCAATTTTCTTCTTTCAATAGACATTGTCTCAGGCATGGTTAAAATTAACTTATATCCTTTTGCAGCTGCTACAAAGGAAAGACCAATACCAGTGTTACCGCTTGTAGGTTCAATAATTACTGAATCCTCTTTAAGCAATCCTTCTTTTTCTGCAGTTTCAATTAAGTTCACTGCAATACGATCTTTAATACTGCTTACCGGATTGAAAGATTCAACTTTTACAAGCACGTCTGCATTCAATCCTTCTGTCAATCTATTTAATCTTACAAGAGGTGTGTTACCAATAGCTTCTGTCATATCATTAGCTATGCCTCTTTTCAATTCAGGAATGTTTACCATAATTATCACATCATAAAATTTAATTGTTAAAATAATTTTTAAAAAGTCTATTATTAAAGAATATAAAAAATAATATCTTTGCTTAAATCCCTTCTAATAACCAATACTTAATATTTAATATATAATTTAATAACTTATTTTATTTATAATTTTAATTTCATCTTTTCAAAAAGTCAAAATCAAAACTATAAAATTACAACAAAAGTTAAAAATATAACAATTGTTATATAATAGTTAATAAATGATGATATATAAATATTTCTATAGAAAACTAGAATTTCATCAAAAATTAAAGAAAATAAAGAATTAATATTATACAATAACTATAAATAAATTTATAAGATTATATTATTTTAACTATTTTATTAAAAAAGATGATAAAATGACTCTCTTTAAATACATTATTAATCCAAGCCCAATTGGAGAAATAACAATTATCTGGAGGAAAAAACCTAAATTCCAAATTGAAGAGATTATCCTCTCAAGACCAGATAAAAGTTCATCACAAATAGCTGAAGAAAAATACGAGCAAGAAGATAAACTACCAATTAATAAGAAATCAAAGCAATTGAATAATGTATTGAAAGAATTAGATAATTACTTCCATGAAAAGGATGCAAGATTTTCACTCGAATATCTTAATTTAGAAAAATTTACACCATTCCAAAGAAAAGTATTGGAAACTGAATTCAAGACAAAAAAAGGAACCATAAACACCTATAAGGATCTTGCAAAGGCAGCAGGCAGTCCGAAGGCATACAGATCAGTAGGCACTGCACTTTCAAAAAATCCATACCCTATAATCATACCATGCCACAGAACAGTTAAATCAGATAGAACCATCGGAGGATTCGGTGGTGTTGCAGAAGGACTTGAATCTAAAAAAATACTTCTTGAATTAGATGGATTGATGATACAAGGCAAAAAAGTAGTAGGAGATAGCCCTATAATTGCACTTGATAAAACAAGCCAAACAAAACTTGTCTAATCATCTAACTTGCTTGAATCATAGTCACAAAGGTCTGTAAGAGGACATTTATCACATTGAGGACCTATAGGTCTGCAAATGGTCTGACCAAACTGGACCATCAAATCATTTAAATCTACCCAAAGCTCTTTAGGAACTTTTTCCATCAAAACAATTTCAGTCTCTTCAGGTTCCTTTGTATCAGCAATTCCCCACCTATTGGAGATCCTATGAACATGAGTATCTACAGGAATAGCTGCATCCTGGAATGCAAATACAATTACACAATTAGCTGTTTTTCTGCCTACACCTGGAAGCTTTAGCATTTCGTCCATTTCTCTTGGAACTTCTCCACCATATTGGTCAATCAGAATCCTTGAAACCTCTAAAATACGTGCTGCCTTAACTCTATAAAAACCTGCAGGCCTAATCAATTCCTGAACATGCTCTACAGGAGCATCAGCAACTGCATAAATATCTGGATAAACATCAAATAATGCATTTGCAGCCTGATCAGTATTTTCATCCCTTGTCCTTTGAGATAAAATAGTTCTAATCAATACTTTATAAGGGTCATGGTCATGAAAAGTGCGGATAGTGTAAATTTCATTTAATCTTTTAAAGATTTCTCTTATTCTCTCTTCATCATTCATATTCTAATCTCCAATAATATTCCAAAAAAGATTTTCAATTTATTTCAATTCCATTTCAATGCCTATTTCACCCATAAGCTCTATAAAATTAGGGAATGATACATTAAAGCATTCTCCATTTTCCACTTCAACATCATGTTTCAATCCAAGCAATGAAAATGCCATAGCCAATCTATGGTCATTATGGGATTCAACTTTTCCATCACCAATAGTCTGGCCATAAATAGTCATTCCATCCTCAAACTCTTCAAGTTTGCATCCTAATTTTTCAAGCTCTCTGCATGTGGTGTCAATTCTGTCAGTTTCCTTTAATCTTCCATGCTTTACACCAGTGATTGTTGTTTTTCCTTCTGCAACTGCTCCAAGAACTGCTACAGTAAGCAATAAATCTGGTGCATTGGATAAGTTTACATCAATTCCTTTAAGATTTCCATCAGATCTAAGTGAAGCATAATCATCAAATTGAGTTACATTAGCACCCATCTCTTCTAAAATATCTAAAATAAATTTATCTCCTTGTTTGGAATCGCTGAATAGATTTTCAACTCTCACATAACCTCCTGCAATAGCTGTAGCTGCAAGCAAATAGGAAGCAGAGGAATAATCCCCCTCAACAATATAATCGCTGGCAATGTACTTTTGAGGCTTAACATTAAATTTAACTCCTAAGCAATCAGTATGCTCTTTCTTGCAGGTTTCATGGAATTGATAATTATCTTCCCCAATAGCTATTCCAAATTTTTCTAAAATAGATATAGTCATATCCACATAAGGTTTTGATACGAATTCAGGATAAACTTCAAGTTCAACTCCTTTTTCAGATAATGGTGCAGAAATGAGAATAGAAGATATGAATTGAGAACTGATACTTCCCAGAATATCTGTTTCTCCACCAACATAACCCGGATAAATCTTAAGAGGTGCTTTGTTATTATCATTTAATGATTCTATCTTAACGCCTAATCCTTCCAATGCATCAATCAATGCACCCATAGGCCTTGATTTGAGAGAATCATCCCCTGTAAATATTACTTCATTATCAGACAATGCAGCCACACTTGTCATAATCCTAAGTGTAGTGCCGGAGTTAGCGAGATCAATCATGTCTTCAGATGGATTTTCGCTAATATTATGTAATTTACCGCCAGTTCCATAAACTTCCAAATAGTCAACAGTTTGACTTCTATCCCCTTTTAAGATGATTTCTTTCTTTCTGTCAATCTTAGCGCCAAGAGCTTCACAAGCCCTAATTGAAGATAATACATCTTCAGAGTAAAGCACATCAAATAGCTTGGATTTCCCTTCAGCAAGTGATGCAAGAATAACTGCCCTATGACTATAACTTTTAGAAGAAGGAGCTTTAACGGTTCCATTAATTTTAGAAAAGTTTTTTATTTTAAGATTCATTTAATACATCCTTTGATTAATTTTCAATAATTAATCTCTTTATAATTAATATTCTATTTTATATTTAGATAAAATTTATTATATAGTTAACTAATAAAAAAAGAATTTGAATGATTAAAATTTAAAAAAAAGATGAAAAAAGATAATAAAAAAAGAAATAAAAAAGAAAATTTAAAATGGAATTCCAAATATTTTAATATTTAAAAGTCAATGAAGTATCTTACTACTGTGAAGACACCAAGAGCCAAACTTATTGTAAATCCTATAAAACCAAGCACCGGCATCTCATAAAATCTTGGACCTACATCAATCAACATAACAAGAGAAGAACCAATTAAAAGCGCTGCAATAATGATTGCAAGTGAAAGCTGGTTTGCTATCTCACTTATATGCTTAACTTCAATATTTACGGTGACTTCCCCTTCCTCTATCTTATAGAAGGTTTTTGAAATGAGACTTGGCAATCCTTTCAAGACATGTTCAAATGCAAAGAAACTATTTTTAGCATTATTGACCATTTTCTTAGGATTATACCTTTGAACTATAAGTTTTCTTGCAATAGGCTTAAGATATTCCACAACATTGATATTTGGATCCAAACGTAGTGCAATGTTTTCAACCATTGACAATCCTCTTGCCATTAGTACAAACTCATTTGGAAGCCTTACCTCATATTTCTGCATTAAAAAGAGCAAGTCCTCTATAATACCATTGAAACGGCTAAGTTCCATACCATAATACTTTGCGAACAAGTCATTTAAATCGCTTTTCAAGATATTGATGTCTGTTTTCTCATTCAGGATATCCATACGAATCAACTGATTAATCAAACCATCAATATTATGGTCTGAGAAATTAATCATCAATTCAGCCAAATCTTGCCTAAACTCATCATCAAGAACACCCATCATTCCAAAATCAATAAAGCATACTGCATTATCATCTGTAATGAAAATATTACCTGGATGAGGGTCTGCATGGAAAAATCCATCGAGGAAAATCTGTTTTAAATAAGCGCGAACTATCCTATCTGCAATAAGGATCTTATTATATTTCGGGTCATCTCCAGCAATGACTTCAGATAATTTTACACCTTCAACATATTCCATAGTCAAGACTTTTTCAGTGGAATAGTCAGGATATATTACAGGAACAATAATCTTGTCATTATATTTGAAATTATCATTCAAATGCCTGATATTCATCAATTCATTGTCAAAATCCATCTCCTTATGGATAGACCTATCAAATTCATGAATAACTGCAGGAAGATTAAGGTGCTTGAATCCAGTATCAAACCTATCGGATTCATTTGCAATGAATTTCATTATGCTTAAGTCAGTTTCAACAATATCCTCAATATTAGGCTTTTGCACCTTAACGGCTACTTTCT from uncultured Methanobrevibacter sp. harbors:
- the cysK gene encoding cysteine synthase A translates to MVNIPELKRGIANDMTEAIGNTPLVRLNRLTEGLNADVLVKVESFNPVSSIKDRIAVNLIETAEKEGLLKEDSVIIEPTSGNTGIGLSFVAAAKGYKLILTMPETMSIERRKLLAVFGAEIVLTPGSEGMGGAIAKAKELVENTPNSFMPQQFENKANSEIHRLTTGPEIYRDTDGKVDIVVSAAGTGGTVTGIAQYIKELKPEFKAVAVEPATSQTLGKGEKGPHKIQGIGPGFVPEVLDLDLVDEVIPVKDEDAGATLLRLAREEGIFTGISSGAATWAGLELAKRPENEGKTIVVILPDTGERYLSTEWIFGDLF
- a CDS encoding methylated-DNA--[protein]-cysteine S-methyltransferase, coding for MTLFKYIINPSPIGEITIIWRKKPKFQIEEIILSRPDKSSSQIAEEKYEQEDKLPINKKSKQLNNVLKELDNYFHEKDARFSLEYLNLEKFTPFQRKVLETEFKTKKGTINTYKDLAKAAGSPKAYRSVGTALSKNPYPIIIPCHRTVKSDRTIGGFGGVAEGLESKKILLELDGLMIQGKKVVGDSPIIALDKTSQTKLV
- the nth gene encoding endonuclease III; amino-acid sequence: MNDEERIREIFKRLNEIYTIRTFHDHDPYKVLIRTILSQRTRDENTDQAANALFDVYPDIYAVADAPVEHVQELIRPAGFYRVKAARILEVSRILIDQYGGEVPREMDEMLKLPGVGRKTANCVIVFAFQDAAIPVDTHVHRISNRWGIADTKEPEETEIVLMEKVPKELWVDLNDLMVQFGQTICRPIGPQCDKCPLTDLCDYDSSKLDD
- the aroA gene encoding 3-phosphoshikimate 1-carboxyvinyltransferase → MNLKIKNFSKINGTVKAPSSKSYSHRAVILASLAEGKSKLFDVLYSEDVLSSIRACEALGAKIDRKKEIILKGDRSQTVDYLEVYGTGGKLHNISENPSEDMIDLANSGTTLRIMTSVAALSDNEVIFTGDDSLKSRPMGALIDALEGLGVKIESLNDNNKAPLKIYPGYVGGETDILGSISSQFISSILISAPLSEKGVELEVYPEFVSKPYVDMTISILEKFGIAIGEDNYQFHETCKKEHTDCLGVKFNVKPQKYIASDYIVEGDYSSASYLLAATAIAGGYVRVENLFSDSKQGDKFILDILEEMGANVTQFDDYASLRSDGNLKGIDVNLSNAPDLLLTVAVLGAVAEGKTTITGVKHGRLKETDRIDTTCRELEKLGCKLEEFEDGMTIYGQTIGDGKVESHNDHRLAMAFSLLGLKHDVEVENGECFNVSFPNFIELMGEIGIEMELK
- a CDS encoding AarF/ABC1/UbiB kinase family protein, yielding MQRRTLSRFDEIIKILRKYDFDKVLGQTTRNKISPFRNEADNKELLKEDFPIRLRLMLQELGTTFIKFGQLLASRPDLVGEKISEELSQLHDDNPPVNYEEIKELIEDQLGGSLNEFFVEFSEKSLATASIAQVHVAKLHSGEKVAVKVQKPNIEDIVETDLSIMKFIANESDRFDTGFKHLNLPAVIHEFDRSIHKEMDFDNELMNIRHLNDNFKYNDKIIVPVIYPDYSTEKVLTMEYVEGVKLSEVIAGDDPKYNKILIADRIVRAYLKQIFLDGFFHADPHPGNIFITDDNAVCFIDFGMMGVLDDEFRQDLAELMINFSDHNIDGLINQLIRMDILNEKTDINILKSDLNDLFAKYYGMELSRFNGIIEDLLFLMQKYEVRLPNEFVLMARGLSMVENIALRLDPNINVVEYLKPIARKLIVQRYNPKKMVNNAKNSFFAFEHVLKGLPSLISKTFYKIEEGEVTVNIEVKHISEIANQLSLAIIIAALLIGSSLVMLIDVGPRFYEMPVLGFIGFTISLALGVFTVVRYFIDF